One stretch of Nocardia mangyaensis DNA includes these proteins:
- a CDS encoding ABC transporter ATP-binding protein has protein sequence MTTTITPARIEFRGLRRAYGDVVALDGLDLTIEPGELMALLGPSGCGKTTALRCVAGFEHPDSGAVLLDGSDITAIPANRRDAGMVFQSYSLFPNLNAADNVSFGLRMRRVGTRERRTRAAELLELVGLAHLADRYPHQMSGGQQQRVALARALARQPRVLLLDEPLSALDAKVRLSLREEIRRLQLSLGITTLFVTHDQEEALSMSDRVAVMRDGRIEQCASPAQLYGSPSTAFVAEFVGTMNRIPGELVDHKVDVLGQSLPVRGSVPTGATVDVLVRPEDLIVTPAGTARIVATSFLGAVTRVEVTLPDGTGVKADLATHDATGLGLGDAASVRLRERPVLVASR, from the coding sequence ATGACAACCACGATCACCCCGGCCCGTATCGAATTCAGGGGCCTGCGTCGGGCTTACGGTGATGTCGTCGCGCTCGACGGCCTGGATCTGACGATCGAGCCGGGCGAGCTGATGGCCCTGCTCGGTCCGTCGGGCTGCGGTAAGACCACCGCCTTGCGATGTGTCGCCGGATTCGAGCACCCGGACTCCGGTGCGGTGCTCCTCGACGGCAGCGACATCACCGCGATCCCGGCCAACCGGCGCGACGCCGGCATGGTGTTCCAGTCCTACAGTCTGTTCCCGAACCTGAACGCGGCCGACAATGTGTCGTTCGGGCTGCGGATGCGCCGGGTCGGCACCCGCGAACGGCGCACTCGGGCAGCCGAATTGCTCGAACTTGTCGGGTTGGCGCACCTCGCGGACCGGTACCCGCACCAGATGTCGGGTGGGCAGCAGCAGCGCGTCGCCCTGGCGCGGGCGCTGGCCCGGCAACCGCGGGTTCTGCTGTTGGACGAACCGTTGTCGGCCCTGGACGCCAAGGTCCGGTTGTCGCTGCGTGAGGAGATCCGCCGCCTGCAGCTCTCACTCGGCATCACCACCTTGTTCGTGACCCACGATCAGGAAGAAGCGCTGTCGATGTCGGATCGGGTGGCGGTGATGCGGGACGGCCGGATCGAACAATGTGCCTCGCCTGCGCAGCTGTACGGTTCGCCGTCCACCGCGTTCGTCGCCGAATTCGTCGGCACGATGAACCGGATTCCCGGCGAACTCGTCGACCACAAGGTCGACGTGCTCGGCCAGAGCCTGCCGGTGCGCGGGAGCGTGCCCACCGGTGCCACCGTCGATGTGCTGGTCCGGCCCGAAGACCTGATCGTGACGCCGGCGGGCACGGCGCGGATCGTGGCCACGTCGTTCCTCGGCGCGGTGACCAGGGTCGAAGTGACCCTGCCCGACGGCACCGGCGTCAAGGCCGATCTGGCCACCCACGACGCCACGGGCCTCGGCCTGGGCGACGCGGCCTCGGTGCGGTTGCGGGAACGCCCGGTCCTGGTGGCGAGCCGGTGA
- a CDS encoding ABC transporter permease, giving the protein MAGVSTARRPARLNSRHFVLLAGALYFGVPMVASFLFTVLVPGDGPDSGWNPSAYGRILSADGIGASLGLSLTLAAATIVIVLALTLPAMVAIRLWAPRLRPVLEVLCMLPLVVPPITFVAGIKRTLTWQEPLSATPLYGTFIAVQDPSFPVVLVLAYTVLALPFVYRALDAGLRTMDVRTLVEASRNLGASWPQVFLTVLMPNLRSALASACFLTLALVLGEYTVAALLNYETFPVWIVWRSGVDPQLSVAISIFSLALTWLLLLALSTAGARRKDMA; this is encoded by the coding sequence ATGGCTGGCGTGAGCACGGCGCGCCGGCCCGCGCGCCTGAATTCGCGGCATTTCGTGCTGCTGGCGGGTGCCCTGTATTTCGGGGTCCCCATGGTGGCCTCCTTCCTGTTCACTGTCCTGGTCCCCGGCGACGGTCCGGACAGCGGGTGGAATCCCAGCGCCTACGGACGCATCCTGTCCGCCGACGGAATCGGTGCGAGCCTCGGCCTTTCGCTCACCCTGGCCGCGGCGACGATCGTGATCGTGCTGGCGCTGACACTGCCCGCGATGGTCGCCATCCGGCTGTGGGCGCCCCGGCTGCGCCCGGTGCTCGAGGTGCTGTGCATGCTGCCGCTGGTGGTGCCGCCGATCACCTTCGTCGCCGGGATCAAGCGGACCCTGACCTGGCAGGAGCCGCTGTCGGCCACCCCGCTCTACGGCACGTTCATCGCCGTGCAGGACCCGTCGTTTCCGGTGGTGCTGGTCCTGGCCTACACGGTGCTGGCGCTGCCGTTCGTCTACCGCGCGCTCGACGCCGGGTTGCGGACGATGGATGTGCGGACCCTGGTCGAGGCCTCCCGCAATCTGGGCGCGAGCTGGCCCCAGGTCTTCCTCACCGTGCTGATGCCCAATCTGCGCTCGGCACTGGCCAGCGCCTGCTTCCTCACCCTCGCGCTGGTACTCGGCGAGTACACGGTCGCGGCACTACTCAACTACGAGACGTTCCCGGTGTGGATCGTCTGGCGTTCCGGCGTCGATCCACAACTGTCGGTGGCGATCTCGATCTTCAGCTTGGCGCTCACCTGGCTGCTGCTGCTCGCCCTGTCGACAGCCGGCGCGCGCCGAAAGGACATGGCATGA
- a CDS encoding ABC transporter permease: MGRRRFLMSTVHDSRPTPSAARTRRGRGGLATIPLFAFIGFAFGLPLVAIGYAALQVKDPDTLATSFGIANLTASLQGPYRNALQSSIELSAIVAFLGVVFGTLLAYAVVASGSRRLREPVLTASGVLANFGGVPLAFTWVATLGNAGMITDLFNLTDHGWSLYSFTGLTMAYLYFAIPLMVITIVPALDGLRPQWREAAQNNGASTWQFWRHVGIPVLMPSLLGGGVLLFGAAFAAHATAAAMLGTGSTVPLITLKIAAALGGDVMVGQENVAFAMSLDMILVVALVMAIYLPLQRRSARWLA, from the coding sequence ATGGGACGCCGCCGTTTCCTGATGTCGACCGTCCACGACAGCCGGCCCACCCCGTCCGCCGCGCGCACGCGCCGCGGCCGGGGTGGGCTGGCCACGATTCCCCTTTTCGCCTTCATCGGGTTCGCCTTCGGACTGCCCCTGGTGGCCATCGGCTATGCCGCGCTGCAGGTGAAAGACCCTGACACCCTGGCGACCTCCTTCGGCATCGCGAACCTGACCGCCTCACTGCAGGGGCCCTACCGCAACGCGTTGCAGTCGAGCATCGAACTGTCGGCGATCGTGGCGTTCCTCGGCGTCGTCTTCGGCACCCTGCTCGCCTACGCCGTGGTGGCCTCGGGCTCGCGACGGTTGCGTGAACCGGTGCTCACCGCCTCCGGTGTGCTGGCCAACTTCGGCGGCGTGCCACTGGCTTTCACCTGGGTGGCCACCCTCGGCAACGCGGGCATGATCACCGATCTGTTCAACCTGACCGATCACGGCTGGAGCCTGTACAGCTTCACCGGTCTCACCATGGCCTATCTGTACTTCGCGATTCCGCTGATGGTCATCACCATTGTCCCCGCCCTGGACGGGCTGCGCCCGCAGTGGCGCGAGGCCGCGCAGAACAACGGTGCCTCCACCTGGCAGTTCTGGCGTCACGTGGGCATTCCGGTCCTGATGCCGTCGCTGCTCGGCGGCGGTGTGCTGCTGTTCGGCGCCGCCTTCGCCGCACACGCGACCGCCGCGGCCATGCTCGGCACCGGGAGCACGGTCCCGCTGATCACCTTGAAGATCGCCGCCGCGCTCGGTGGCGATGTGATGGTCGGGCAGGAGAACGTGGCCTTCGCGATGAGCCTGGACATGATCCTGGTCGTCGCCCTGGTGATGGCGATCTATCTACCCCTGCAACGGAGGAGCGCCCGATGGCTGGCGTGA